A window of the Rhizobium viscosum genome harbors these coding sequences:
- a CDS encoding ABC transporter permease produces the protein MSAETLPTTTLSQRSIRLSVAAVLMLVSAGIYAVTAIATGETSQLNFEGLAGLFQRMVTLGLVGLGQTFVILVGSIDLSVAALISTVAVLASFIMQANPAMILPAILACLALCLIVGAINGLLVAYCGINPLIATLGTGLTIQGLLSAAFTYLQGSVAPSFQAFAYSGLLGIPYPVLLFIALTAVAGLLLARTVFGARIYAVGGNPEGARLAGIRTERVVLAAHVIASLFAGVAGLYLAARLQSGTPWIGRDGIYDLESIAVAVIGGTILAGGKGGVAGTVAGVLLFATLDTSFNMLGVDAFLKQVLRGAIVIVAVAIHAVRNKGHVA, from the coding sequence ATGAGTGCCGAAACCCTTCCGACGACAACCCTTTCACAGCGCTCGATACGCCTTTCCGTCGCCGCCGTGCTCATGCTGGTTTCGGCCGGCATCTACGCAGTGACGGCGATAGCGACGGGAGAGACAAGCCAACTGAATTTCGAAGGGCTTGCCGGCCTCTTCCAACGCATGGTCACGCTCGGCCTTGTCGGGCTTGGCCAGACCTTCGTCATCCTGGTCGGCTCGATCGATCTTTCGGTGGCGGCGCTGATCAGCACCGTCGCGGTGCTTGCCTCATTCATCATGCAGGCGAATCCCGCAATGATCCTGCCGGCGATCCTTGCGTGCCTCGCCCTCTGCCTGATCGTTGGCGCCATCAACGGCCTACTCGTTGCCTATTGCGGTATCAATCCGCTTATCGCGACTCTCGGCACGGGCCTGACGATCCAGGGATTGCTCTCTGCGGCCTTCACCTATTTGCAGGGCTCGGTTGCACCGTCCTTCCAGGCCTTCGCCTATAGCGGTCTCCTCGGCATTCCCTATCCGGTCCTGCTGTTCATCGCGCTGACGGCAGTTGCGGGCCTGCTGTTGGCGCGTACCGTTTTCGGCGCGCGCATCTATGCCGTCGGCGGCAATCCGGAAGGCGCCCGTCTGGCCGGCATCCGCACGGAGCGCGTGGTCCTCGCTGCCCATGTCATAGCCAGCCTCTTTGCCGGCGTTGCCGGTCTCTATCTTGCGGCCAGGCTGCAGTCGGGCACGCCCTGGATCGGCCGCGACGGCATCTATGACCTGGAATCGATCGCAGTCGCCGTCATCGGCGGCACGATCCTGGCCGGCGGCAAAGGTGGAGTCGCAGGCACGGTCGCCGGTGTGCTGCTCTTTGCGACGCTTGACACCAGTTTCAACATGCTGGGTGTCGATGCATTTCTCAAGCAGGTGCTGCGCGGCGCGATCGTGATTGTCGCCGTCGCCATCCATGCCGTGCGCAACAAGGGGCATGTCGCATGA
- a CDS encoding HlyD family secretion protein, giving the protein MIWNHRITRISVGLLLLAIIAVVSLPAITGFTSLDGTVNARFAVVNAPIDGTIAEEPLKVGSPVRAGQSLAEIRNTRVNRAILASLEADRNTALDRVAALKKERAELSALREELSARLEVYRQTTIANLEREVEILRKKVEVSQAQDLVAQVDLSRRMQLESKGILTQKLVEAARAAGAATGGEVEISNLTVDQLQQRLNAVRQGIFVFGDGQNDVPYSRQREDEVVVRINDLNSRIAENETRATEVQKQLVEEKNRVNSLESATALAPFDGVVWSRSIVDGSNVVLNNELMRLLDCRELFVDILVPEVNYDEIYPGLVAQVRLFGRSDVFKGTVISVRGSSASVETDSFAASLPPSTQRNARIRVRLDPSFMNDDFANSCQVGRTVQVRFSKHGINISNWVKSLWFSIL; this is encoded by the coding sequence ATGATCTGGAACCATCGCATTACGCGCATCAGTGTCGGTCTGCTGCTGCTGGCAATCATCGCTGTCGTCTCATTGCCAGCGATCACCGGCTTTACCAGCCTTGACGGCACCGTCAATGCGCGGTTCGCCGTTGTTAATGCTCCAATCGACGGCACGATTGCGGAAGAACCCCTCAAGGTCGGCAGCCCGGTCAGAGCGGGACAATCCCTCGCAGAAATCAGAAATACGCGCGTCAATCGCGCAATCCTCGCTTCGCTCGAGGCAGATCGCAACACCGCGCTCGACCGCGTCGCGGCACTTAAAAAGGAACGGGCGGAGCTCTCCGCGCTTCGCGAAGAATTATCTGCCAGATTGGAAGTCTACAGGCAGACTACCATTGCCAATCTCGAACGCGAAGTCGAAATCCTGCGGAAGAAGGTCGAGGTGTCGCAAGCCCAGGATCTGGTCGCACAGGTCGACCTGAGCCGCCGGATGCAGCTCGAGTCAAAAGGCATTCTCACGCAGAAGCTGGTTGAGGCCGCGCGCGCCGCCGGAGCTGCGACCGGTGGCGAGGTCGAAATCAGCAACCTGACTGTCGATCAATTGCAGCAAAGGCTCAATGCGGTCCGCCAGGGTATCTTTGTCTTCGGCGACGGACAGAATGACGTGCCTTATTCGCGACAGCGCGAGGACGAGGTCGTCGTTCGCATCAACGACTTGAACTCGCGCATAGCGGAAAACGAGACACGGGCCACGGAAGTTCAAAAGCAGCTGGTCGAAGAGAAAAACCGCGTCAACAGCCTTGAATCCGCAACCGCGCTAGCGCCGTTCGACGGTGTTGTCTGGAGCAGGAGCATCGTCGACGGTTCCAACGTCGTGCTGAACAACGAGCTGATGCGCCTCCTCGACTGTCGGGAGCTGTTCGTGGATATCCTTGTTCCCGAGGTCAATTATGACGAGATCTATCCGGGGCTTGTTGCGCAGGTGCGCTTGTTCGGCCGCAGCGACGTCTTCAAGGGCACGGTCATTTCTGTCAGAGGCAGTTCGGCTTCGGTCGAGACCGATTCCTTTGCCGCCAGTTTGCCGCCGTCGACACAACGCAACGCCCGCATTCGGGTTCGCCTCGACCCATCCTTCATGAACGACGATTTTGCGAACTCCTGCCAGGTGGGGCGCACGGTGCAGGTACGGTTTTCCAAACACGGCATCAACATATCCAACTGGGTCAAAAGCCTGTGGTTCAGTATCTTGTAG
- a CDS encoding sugar phosphate isomerase/epimerase family protein yields MKIAFNLLVLGAEITTAHARQLERLKALGYDAVEIPVFSGKPDHYATLGKMLRDIGLSAGAAAVATPEANPVSADPAIRQRARDHHRWIVDCTHAMGGEVIAGPVHSPVGVFTGFGPTSEERSNCVEAMRMLAEYAAPAGVRISAEAVNRFECYLMSTIAAASAIYREVDHPNYGYMFDTFHANIEEKDPPATYERYHREINHYHVSENDRGIPGTGHVPFARHFEALHRCGYDGWLTIESFSRVLPELAGATRVWRDLFDELDTLFADSVAFVRREWDAAGERAASRSEGPGE; encoded by the coding sequence GTGAAGATCGCATTCAACCTGCTCGTGCTGGGAGCGGAGATCACGACAGCGCATGCCCGCCAGCTTGAGAGACTGAAGGCGTTGGGTTACGACGCGGTCGAGATTCCCGTTTTTTCCGGAAAGCCGGATCACTATGCCACCCTCGGCAAGATGCTGCGCGATATCGGTCTCTCGGCTGGTGCTGCTGCGGTCGCGACGCCGGAAGCCAATCCCGTGAGCGCAGACCCTGCAATCCGTCAACGCGCCCGCGACCATCACCGATGGATCGTCGATTGCACTCATGCGATGGGCGGAGAAGTGATCGCCGGTCCGGTCCATTCTCCTGTCGGCGTCTTCACGGGCTTCGGTCCCACGTCTGAGGAACGCAGCAATTGCGTGGAGGCCATGCGGATGCTTGCAGAATATGCCGCACCCGCCGGCGTCCGCATCTCCGCGGAAGCCGTCAATCGTTTCGAGTGCTACCTGATGTCGACGATCGCTGCGGCCTCCGCGATCTACCGCGAGGTCGATCACCCGAACTACGGTTACATGTTCGATACGTTCCATGCCAATATCGAGGAAAAGGATCCACCGGCGACTTACGAACGTTACCATCGGGAGATCAACCACTACCACGTTTCGGAGAACGATCGCGGCATTCCGGGGACCGGCCACGTGCCCTTCGCCCGCCATTTCGAAGCGCTTCACCGTTGCGGTTACGACGGCTGGCTGACAATCGAATCCTTCAGCCGCGTCCTACCGGAGCTTGCGGGAGCCACACGCGTCTGGCGGGATCTCTTCGACGAGCTCGACACGCTTTTCGCCGACAGCGTCGCCTTCGTTCGCAGGGAATGGGACGCTGCGGGAGAGCGCGCGGCGTCGCGTTCGGAGGGACCGGGAGAATGA
- a CDS encoding sugar ABC transporter ATP-binding protein produces the protein MTVPALEMVGITKTFPGVLALDQVDFDCLPGEVHAICGENGAGKSTLMKVLGGSYRPDGGEIRIRGRAVHFTHPQQAKAAGISIIHQELSLLPYRSVAENIFVGQEPSRCGILDRGEMRRRSVALLQRLGADVDPDRQVSTLSIAGQQLVEIAKALLLDAQVLVMDEPTAALDERDAQALLQLVRSLRSEGVAIVYISHRMPEIMAAADRITVLKDGRRIWTKSREDADIGSIIKAMVGRDLKDFYPPAPPAEPGRSLLSIEKGGNAFLHGIDLDIRAGEIIGIAGLEDSGKAALAQAIIGDEPLTTGTIRLGDRRQAIGSPRRATSRGIGYLPGDRKREGLLLRQSVRDNALLTLRSMANFFTRPESGAFSGSRIDEVLRAMDVRAADFGQPIGSLSGGNQQKVIIARWLARQSDILVFVEPTRGIDIAAKAAIYEAMRSFADTGRGIIVVSSDMPELIGISDRTLVMHQGRIAGELPRGASEEAVMALSLGIDMRQKRGAVA, from the coding sequence ATGACCGTACCAGCGCTTGAAATGGTCGGCATTACCAAGACCTTTCCCGGAGTGCTTGCGCTCGACCAGGTCGATTTCGACTGCCTCCCAGGAGAGGTACACGCGATATGCGGCGAGAACGGCGCCGGCAAGTCGACGCTGATGAAGGTCCTCGGCGGCAGCTACCGCCCGGATGGCGGCGAGATTCGCATTCGCGGCCGGGCCGTGCATTTCACCCATCCTCAACAGGCCAAGGCTGCCGGTATCTCCATCATCCATCAGGAACTCAGCTTGTTGCCCTATCGCAGCGTGGCGGAAAATATCTTCGTGGGCCAAGAGCCCTCGCGTTGCGGCATTCTCGACCGGGGCGAGATGCGCCGCCGCAGCGTGGCGTTGCTGCAGCGTCTCGGTGCCGATGTCGACCCGGACCGGCAAGTGTCGACGCTTTCGATCGCTGGCCAACAGCTGGTGGAAATCGCCAAGGCGTTGCTGCTCGATGCGCAGGTTCTCGTCATGGACGAGCCGACGGCCGCCCTTGACGAACGCGACGCCCAGGCCCTGCTGCAACTCGTGCGCAGCTTGCGCAGCGAAGGCGTCGCGATCGTCTATATCTCGCACAGAATGCCCGAGATCATGGCTGCCGCCGATCGCATCACGGTGCTGAAGGACGGCCGCAGGATCTGGACGAAATCGCGTGAAGACGCTGATATCGGCTCGATCATCAAGGCGATGGTTGGTCGTGATCTCAAGGACTTCTACCCACCGGCGCCGCCGGCCGAGCCCGGCCGTTCATTGCTTTCGATTGAAAAGGGAGGGAATGCCTTCCTCCATGGTATCGATCTCGATATCCGCGCGGGCGAGATCATCGGTATCGCCGGGTTGGAAGATTCCGGCAAGGCGGCGCTCGCGCAGGCGATCATCGGCGATGAACCGCTGACAACGGGTACGATCAGGCTTGGCGATAGGCGCCAGGCAATCGGCTCGCCGCGCCGCGCGACGAGCCGCGGCATCGGCTATCTGCCGGGCGACCGCAAGCGGGAAGGGCTGTTGCTGCGTCAGTCTGTGCGGGACAATGCGCTGTTGACACTGCGATCGATGGCGAATTTCTTCACCCGCCCCGAAAGCGGGGCCTTCTCGGGAAGCCGCATCGATGAAGTGCTGCGCGCGATGGACGTGCGGGCTGCCGATTTCGGTCAGCCGATCGGTTCCCTTTCCGGTGGCAATCAGCAGAAGGTCATCATCGCCCGCTGGCTTGCCCGGCAATCGGATATCCTCGTCTTCGTCGAGCCGACTCGCGGCATCGACATCGCCGCCAAGGCGGCAATCTACGAGGCGATGCGCAGCTTTGCCGACACTGGCCGCGGCATCATCGTCGTTTCTTCCGATATGCCTGAACTCATCGGCATTTCCGACCGCACGCTCGTGATGCATCAGGGCCGCATTGCCGGCGAATTGCCGCGCGGGGCAAGTGAAGAAGCGGTGATGGCACTGTCGCTCGGCATCGACATGCGCCAGAAGCGAGGGGCCGTCGCATGA
- a CDS encoding ABC transporter permease: MTPLSETTPMRRPAISLAKVNFGLIVFVLLYAAIAILQPNYLEAGLFMNFLRRAAPLIILAAGQLYVVLTGGFDLSVGAVVTLVVLAASILINGDPVMTWPMIGVLYLIGFAVGLLNGLVVAFLKVPSIIATLGTMLLVNGLALAWSGGAARGDLPDNFRDLGRFVMRDVWLIDSLPLTVIILVLFLALAWWGLHGTVYGKRALAIGDNPRAAELAGLPVAATRIAAFVVSALAAVTAGILVGGFSGVSVNAGRGLELQAIAACVIGGAQLLGGRGSIWSALFGALSLFSLFTLLNLAGLPQALRDSIQGMILIAAVGASAWRDRRKT, translated from the coding sequence ATGACCCCGCTTTCCGAAACGACACCGATGCGTCGTCCCGCCATCTCGCTTGCGAAGGTCAATTTCGGCCTGATCGTCTTCGTCCTGCTCTATGCCGCCATTGCAATCCTGCAGCCGAACTATCTCGAAGCCGGCCTCTTCATGAATTTCCTGCGCCGGGCAGCTCCACTGATCATCCTCGCCGCCGGGCAGCTCTATGTCGTTCTGACGGGCGGTTTCGATCTCTCGGTGGGCGCGGTCGTCACCCTTGTCGTTCTCGCGGCCTCGATCCTGATCAACGGCGATCCCGTTATGACCTGGCCGATGATCGGCGTGCTCTATCTTATAGGCTTCGCCGTTGGCTTGCTGAACGGCCTCGTTGTCGCCTTCCTGAAGGTGCCTTCGATCATCGCCACACTTGGCACAATGCTGCTCGTCAATGGTCTGGCGCTGGCCTGGTCAGGCGGCGCGGCGCGCGGCGACCTGCCGGATAATTTCCGCGATCTTGGCCGTTTCGTCATGCGCGATGTGTGGCTGATCGACAGCCTGCCGCTCACCGTCATTATACTGGTGCTCTTTTTGGCGCTTGCGTGGTGGGGCTTGCACGGCACCGTCTACGGCAAGCGGGCACTGGCGATTGGCGACAATCCAAGGGCTGCGGAACTCGCTGGCCTGCCGGTCGCCGCAACCCGCATCGCTGCCTTCGTAGTGTCGGCACTGGCGGCGGTGACGGCGGGCATCCTCGTCGGTGGCTTTTCCGGCGTGTCGGTGAATGCCGGCCGCGGCCTGGAACTGCAGGCGATCGCTGCCTGCGTCATCGGCGGCGCTCAGCTTCTCGGAGGCCGCGGCTCGATCTGGAGCGCGCTCTTCGGCGCTCTCAGCCTGTTTTCGCTCTTCACCCTGCTCAATCTCGCCGGTCTGCCTCAGGCGCTGCGCGACAGCATCCAGGGGATGATCCTGATTGCCGCAGTCGGCGCCAGCGCCTGGCGCGACCGGCGGAAGACCTGA
- a CDS encoding MEKHLA domain-containing protein — protein MQLNGELNPNDPEFFELLTGSFRRLVGRDLLPRDRGPEWLYGDASFVVLAHNTAPNPVFVYANGAAQRRFGYSWSEFVKLQSRLSAGPSERSERQALLDAVARNGFMTGYRGLRVTKSGSRFWMEDGIVWQLRNAEGQDFGQAATFSQWAEVGPS, from the coding sequence ATGCAGTTGAACGGCGAATTGAACCCGAACGATCCCGAATTCTTTGAACTTCTCACCGGGAGCTTCCGGCGCCTTGTCGGCCGAGACCTTCTCCCCAGGGATCGGGGGCCCGAGTGGCTCTACGGCGATGCTTCTTTTGTAGTCCTTGCACATAATACGGCACCCAATCCCGTCTTTGTCTATGCCAATGGTGCAGCACAGAGGCGGTTCGGGTACAGCTGGAGCGAGTTCGTAAAGCTGCAATCCCGATTGTCCGCTGGCCCAAGCGAGCGGTCTGAGCGTCAGGCGTTGCTGGATGCGGTTGCACGAAACGGGTTTATGACGGGTTATCGCGGTTTGCGGGTCACGAAGTCGGGGAGCCGGTTCTGGATGGAAGACGGAATAGTCTGGCAGCTGCGGAACGCAGAAGGACAGGATTTCGGCCAGGCGGCGACGTTCTCCCAGTGGGCCGAAGTAGGGCCATCCTAA
- a CDS encoding AraC family transcriptional regulator translates to MNKHTVIKPADIRRPSVFRQPDSMMYADNCRELQAAAARGEVELHAWTRGSYPGQSLGDRLPGVRTVGFWDARYTQSWGLGRHCNEGFKIAYLARGNLNLVVDDRTYDFEQGQFIVIRPWQLHSIGNPVVDASRLLWIILDAGLRRPSEAWEWPSWMVFSNEEARTLGGLLTQNNQPVWDGGADLCRAFEAVPSILLGRTPEDGETRLKVAINTIMLSLIDRMTEQAPKLDPDLSTSQHTVAIFLRRLAFALGEDWSLDSMAEECGLSRTRFSEYCKRLTNMTPRQYLQHLRLEEASRLLKTPGRNSITEIAFSCGFNSSQYFSNAFRKRYGHAPNVAATFSG, encoded by the coding sequence ATGAATAAGCACACCGTCATCAAACCAGCCGATATCCGTCGCCCCTCCGTCTTTCGCCAGCCGGATTCGATGATGTATGCCGACAATTGCCGCGAATTGCAGGCCGCCGCCGCGCGGGGCGAGGTCGAGCTGCACGCGTGGACGCGCGGCAGCTATCCCGGCCAGTCGCTCGGCGACCGCCTGCCGGGCGTCCGCACAGTCGGCTTCTGGGATGCGCGTTATACGCAGAGCTGGGGGCTTGGTCGCCACTGCAACGAAGGATTCAAGATCGCCTATCTCGCCCGCGGAAACCTCAATCTCGTGGTTGACGACCGGACCTACGATTTTGAGCAGGGCCAGTTCATCGTCATCCGCCCCTGGCAGCTGCATTCGATCGGCAATCCCGTCGTCGATGCGAGCCGGCTGCTGTGGATCATTCTCGATGCGGGGCTGAGGCGCCCGAGTGAAGCCTGGGAATGGCCGAGCTGGATGGTCTTTTCAAACGAGGAAGCCCGCACACTCGGCGGATTGCTGACGCAGAACAACCAGCCGGTCTGGGATGGTGGCGCCGATCTCTGCCGCGCCTTCGAAGCCGTGCCCTCGATCTTGCTCGGCCGCACGCCTGAAGATGGCGAAACCCGGCTGAAGGTGGCGATCAATACGATCATGCTGAGTCTGATCGATCGCATGACCGAGCAGGCGCCGAAGCTCGATCCCGATCTGTCGACATCGCAGCACACGGTGGCGATCTTCCTGCGCCGCCTGGCCTTCGCGCTCGGCGAAGACTGGAGCCTCGATTCAATGGCCGAGGAATGCGGCCTGTCTCGCACCCGCTTCTCAGAATATTGCAAGCGACTGACCAACATGACGCCGCGGCAATATCTGCAGCACCTGCGGCTGGAAGAGGCCTCGCGCCTCCTGAAGACACCGGGGCGAAACAGCATCACGGAGATCGCCTTTTCCTGTGGGTTCAATTCGAGCCAGTATTTCTCCAATGCCTTCCGCAAGCGCTATGGCCACGCCCCAAACGTTGCTGCCACCTTTTCCGGCTGA
- a CDS encoding glycosyltransferase has product MVQYLVALVPTVFVLAFFFLGPFNWSRHRSWTRAVTCAFVAAVALRYILWRLTETVLPYPNDGLNFYWVWILFVAEVLACIEVVIFLILMSRYVDRSAEADRLARVFFAREERELPTVDVFIPTYNEPLDVLERTIIGARSLDYPADKLNVYVLDDQRRDWLKAYCEEKNVIHVTRGDNKHAKAGNMNNGLKVSSGEFIAVFDADFVPYRHFLRRTLPFFVDESIGIVQTPQHFFNVDPVQSNLGLENIWPDEQRLFFDEIAPSRDSWDVSFCCGSCSIARRKAIDAIGGFPTESITEDLLTTLSMLNKGYKTRYLNERLSMGLAAENLTGYFVQRERWCQGGIQTLYLYNGPLRGPGLTLFQRIMFLPISWLVQYLVRFMILLVPIVYLWLGLLPLYFTDIADYVSHQVPLLAAYFLLMLWITPTRYLPVVSSAVGTFATFRMLPTVVSSLIRPFGKPFRVTPKGSGNEANQFDRYSFAWIASLITITVLGLLVNIVPETSHVQGQFSPVAACWSGINIVVLLIASLICFEKPRRLFHAFKLDETATVDDVRGQVVSLALDKAVVAVPIIARFQSKSVILKLPGFAPFKAELRHVTQRRRSISRGGDKQAYYLHLYFELAGSARDSMIVKLYTGQYSQDIRDIDKVAVSLNLLLRSFGRTRTL; this is encoded by the coding sequence GTGGTTCAGTATCTTGTAGCGCTGGTTCCGACCGTTTTCGTTTTGGCCTTCTTTTTCCTGGGGCCCTTCAATTGGTCGCGCCATCGCAGCTGGACACGGGCGGTGACCTGCGCCTTTGTCGCAGCAGTCGCATTGCGATACATCTTGTGGCGCTTGACGGAGACCGTGCTTCCCTATCCCAACGATGGTCTGAATTTCTATTGGGTCTGGATCCTCTTCGTCGCCGAGGTACTGGCTTGCATCGAAGTGGTCATCTTTCTGATATTGATGAGCCGCTACGTCGATCGGAGCGCAGAAGCGGACAGGCTGGCTCGCGTTTTCTTTGCGCGTGAGGAGCGTGAACTGCCGACTGTCGATGTTTTCATTCCCACCTACAACGAGCCGCTCGACGTGCTCGAGCGAACCATCATCGGCGCGCGCTCGCTGGATTATCCTGCCGACAAACTGAATGTGTATGTGCTTGACGATCAACGCCGGGACTGGCTGAAGGCCTATTGCGAGGAGAAGAACGTCATCCACGTCACGCGCGGCGACAATAAGCATGCCAAAGCCGGCAATATGAACAATGGGCTGAAGGTCAGCTCGGGCGAATTTATTGCAGTCTTCGACGCGGATTTTGTTCCCTATCGACATTTCCTTCGCCGGACGCTGCCCTTCTTTGTCGACGAAAGCATCGGCATCGTTCAAACGCCTCAACATTTCTTCAATGTCGATCCGGTGCAATCGAACCTGGGCCTGGAGAATATCTGGCCGGATGAGCAGCGCCTGTTCTTCGACGAGATTGCGCCGAGCCGAGATAGTTGGGACGTCAGTTTCTGCTGCGGGTCGTGTTCGATTGCGCGCCGCAAGGCCATCGACGCCATCGGCGGGTTTCCGACGGAGTCGATCACGGAAGATCTGCTGACGACTCTTTCGATGCTCAACAAAGGCTACAAGACGCGCTATCTGAACGAGCGGCTCTCGATGGGGCTGGCGGCCGAAAACCTGACCGGTTATTTTGTGCAGCGCGAACGCTGGTGTCAGGGGGGTATTCAAACCCTTTACCTTTACAATGGCCCACTGCGTGGCCCGGGATTGACGCTGTTTCAACGGATCATGTTCCTGCCGATATCATGGCTGGTGCAGTATCTGGTCCGCTTCATGATATTGCTCGTCCCTATCGTCTATCTCTGGCTCGGCCTGCTCCCGCTCTATTTCACTGACATAGCTGATTACGTGTCTCATCAGGTGCCGCTGCTGGCGGCGTATTTTCTGCTTATGCTGTGGATCACGCCGACACGTTATCTGCCCGTGGTTTCCAGCGCGGTCGGGACCTTTGCGACATTCCGGATGCTGCCTACCGTGGTCTCCAGCCTAATCAGACCGTTTGGAAAACCGTTCAGGGTGACGCCAAAGGGCAGCGGCAACGAAGCAAACCAGTTCGACCGCTATAGCTTCGCCTGGATCGCAAGCCTCATCACGATCACGGTCCTTGGCCTGCTGGTCAACATCGTACCGGAAACGTCGCATGTCCAAGGCCAGTTTTCGCCGGTCGCGGCCTGCTGGTCCGGTATCAATATCGTCGTCCTGCTCATCGCGTCCCTCATCTGCTTTGAGAAACCTCGGCGCCTGTTTCATGCGTTCAAGCTCGATGAGACCGCTACGGTCGACGATGTCCGCGGCCAAGTCGTTAGTCTGGCACTGGACAAGGCCGTCGTCGCAGTCCCCATCATAGCCCGATTTCAATCCAAATCGGTCATCCTGAAGCTCCCCGGCTTCGCCCCGTTCAAAGCGGAGCTCAGACATGTCACTCAACGGCGAAGGAGCATAAGTCGCGGCGGCGATAAGCAGGCTTATTACCTGCACCTGTATTTCGAGCTCGCTGGCTCTGCGCGCGACAGCATGATTGTAAAACTCTACACCGGTCAATATTCGCAGGACATTCGCGACATCGACAAGGTCGCCGTCTCCCTTAATCTTTTGCTGCGGTCATTCGGGCGAACGCGCACGTTGTAG
- a CDS encoding substrate-binding domain-containing protein, with amino-acid sequence MQYKAVVAALIAMAFAGVTYAQEFNDPAEFKKQREQLSMTPQGPEGKPWAQHLGDGMVDTAKYKKDGPVTICFSNAGIFNPWRVVGMNNLQAEADLHKDRIKELVVVDAEGKDDKQISDIEALVSSGKCDALIVSPNTTAALTPAVEAACAKLPVIVFDRGVATKCPVTYIHPVGGYGFGITSGEFIASKLPKGAKVLALRIMPGVDVLETRYSAAKNIFDEAGLKVIGSEFTGSDRAKTKAIVEDYINRGEKIDAVWMDAGDTSTAALEAFEDAAMPYPVISGEDQQDFLRKWQKDKLTAVGPSYPTYQWRTAILGALDVLDGKQVPGPEWILPQPAITQDTLASYIDERMPPLHYSLCGCQDLPGYPERWGGKK; translated from the coding sequence ATGCAATATAAAGCAGTTGTTGCGGCGCTGATAGCGATGGCATTTGCCGGCGTCACCTATGCGCAGGAATTCAACGATCCCGCGGAATTCAAGAAGCAGCGCGAGCAGCTCTCGATGACGCCGCAAGGCCCGGAAGGCAAGCCCTGGGCCCAGCATCTTGGCGACGGAATGGTCGACACCGCCAAATACAAGAAGGACGGCCCGGTGACGATCTGCTTTTCCAATGCCGGCATCTTCAACCCCTGGCGCGTCGTCGGCATGAACAATCTGCAGGCCGAGGCGGACCTGCACAAGGACCGCATCAAGGAACTGGTCGTCGTCGATGCCGAAGGCAAGGACGACAAGCAGATCTCCGATATCGAAGCCCTCGTCAGCAGCGGCAAGTGCGATGCGCTGATCGTCTCGCCGAACACGACGGCGGCTTTGACGCCGGCTGTGGAGGCAGCCTGTGCGAAGTTGCCAGTCATCGTCTTCGACCGCGGCGTCGCCACCAAGTGCCCTGTCACCTATATTCATCCGGTGGGCGGCTATGGCTTCGGCATCACCTCGGGCGAGTTCATCGCAAGCAAGCTGCCGAAGGGCGCCAAGGTCCTGGCGCTGCGCATCATGCCGGGTGTCGACGTACTGGAAACCCGTTATTCGGCGGCGAAGAACATCTTCGACGAAGCCGGCCTGAAAGTCATCGGCTCCGAATTCACCGGCAGCGACCGCGCCAAGACCAAGGCGATCGTCGAGGACTACATCAATCGCGGCGAGAAGATTGATGCCGTCTGGATGGATGCCGGCGACACCTCCACCGCAGCGCTTGAAGCATTCGAAGATGCCGCAATGCCCTATCCCGTCATCAGCGGCGAAGACCAGCAGGATTTCCTGCGCAAATGGCAGAAAGACAAGCTAACGGCAGTCGGTCCTTCCTATCCGACCTACCAGTGGCGCACAGCAATCCTGGGCGCGCTCGACGTGCTCGACGGCAAGCAGGTGCCGGGTCCCGAATGGATCCTGCCGCAGCCGGCAATCACACAGGATACCCTCGCAAGCTACATTGACGAGCGCATGCCGCCGTTACACTACAGCCTCTGCGGTTGCCAGGATCTGCCCGGCTATCCCGAGCGCTGGGGTGGAAAGAAATAG